DNA from Chloroherpetonaceae bacterium:
CTATGAGAGCTATAATGAAAAGCGTTTTCACGAACTTGGAATAAAAGCAAAGTTTGTTCAAGATAACATCAGCCGATCTGTAAAAGGGGTGCTTCGAGGGTTGCATTATCAATTGGCTCCGTTCTCACAAGGAAAGTTGGTTCGCGTTTCAATTGGTGAGGTTTTGGACGTCGCGGTCGATCTTCGCAAGGGCTCGCCAACTTTTGGTCAGTCGTTCGCGGTCAAACTTTCCGAACAGAATCGACTTCTTTTTTGGGTTCCGGAGGGATTTGCACACGGCTTCTTGGTGCTCTCAGAAACTGCGGAATTCAACTACAAAGTGACCAATTATTATACACCGGCAAGCGATCGGACACTCCTATGGAATGATCCGGGATTGAAGATTGATTGGGGGATTCATAGCAATGAAGTAATTATTTCTGATAAAGATAGAATTGGCAAAACTCTAAATGAAGCCGAAATTAACTTTGTATTTCAGCCTTAGAAAAATAAGTTATGTCTAAAACAACCATATTTTCTGAACTTGAAAACAAACTAAAAAGGGGAAAACTCGACCCGGTATATTTTTTCTATGGAAGGGAAGAATTCCTGATTGAAAAGCTGGTCTCTCAAGTAAAAGATGCTTTACTAAAAAAGGATAAAGATGCCGAGTTGAATTTTAGTGTACTATTTGCTAAAGATCCAAATCGCCCAAAACCACTCACACTCAGTGACATTATATCCTTAGCTGCAACGATGCCAATGTTTTCAGAACTACGGCTTGTCGTAGTTAAAGATTTTGATGAAATCAAGAAGGAAAGTACCAAAGAAAAGCAAAAGTTGGCGTTTATAGAATTAGAGCAATATCTTAAAAATCCCCCTCCTACGACGATACTTGTTTTAACCGCTGGCGAAATTGAAAAGAAAGAACTTGAGAAGGAGCCTTATTCACTCCTGAAAGATGTTACTTATGCATTTGCGCCACTTAAAGAAACTGAGGCAGCACAGTTTGCCGTGGAACAATCAAATCGATATGGCTGGAAACTTACTGATGAAGCGGTTCAAAAACTCATCTTATTTGTTGGAACCAGTACTCGAGAAATAGACGCTGAAATACGGAAAATCATTCTCTATATTGGGAATAAAGATGAGCAAATCATAACAGATGCTGAGGTGATGCAGGTTGTCGGTGTATCAAAAGAATACAATATCTTTGAACTTCAGCGCGCTGTCGTTGCGAAAGATTTAAGACAATCCTCCGGAATGATTTTGATGATGATGGAAAAAGATACTGAGCCACTTGCAATTGTAGGTTATTTGACATCATTTTTTCTTAAGATTTGGAAGTTAAAACAGCCGGAGTTTCAAAAAATGACTTCAGCTGAAGCCACACGCGAAATTGGACTTTTTGGAAATCAGGCTTATTTTTTTAATGATTATAAATCTTATGCCGATAGATTTTCGAGCGAGGAAATTGAAAATGCCATTCTTGCTTTAGGAGAAACCGACTTAGCACTGAAAGGCTTTTCGAACATTTCTGGAGATGAGCGTTTACTAATGTTAAGCCTAATGAAAAAAATTATTGCTGCCTAATGATGGCGGTTTGAAGCAAATCGAAAAAACTACAACAATGTTGCCTCAACCTTCTACAATCAGCCTAAAAACAATTCTTTGTCCGGTTGATTTTTCAGAACAATCGAAAATGATTGTCACCCACGCCATAAAAGTAAGCGACATTTGGCGTTCTGAAATTCTTGCACTCAATACGGTTGATGATAATGCGCCGGAGTACACGCTTTATAGAAACTCAGAAAAGGAGATTCAAACACTTCGCAAAACGATAGAGCAAGATTCACAAAAACGCTTACAGTCGCAATTGAGCCCTTTGCTTTCAGGTATTCAAAGTTCACTTCTTACTTCATTTGGAAAAGCAACCGACGCGATACCAAAAGTCTGC
Protein-coding regions in this window:
- the holA gene encoding DNA polymerase III subunit delta — encoded protein: MSKTTIFSELENKLKRGKLDPVYFFYGREEFLIEKLVSQVKDALLKKDKDAELNFSVLFAKDPNRPKPLTLSDIISLAATMPMFSELRLVVVKDFDEIKKESTKEKQKLAFIELEQYLKNPPPTTILVLTAGEIEKKELEKEPYSLLKDVTYAFAPLKETEAAQFAVEQSNRYGWKLTDEAVQKLILFVGTSTREIDAEIRKIILYIGNKDEQIITDAEVMQVVGVSKEYNIFELQRAVVAKDLRQSSGMILMMMEKDTEPLAIVGYLTSFFLKIWKLKQPEFQKMTSAEATREIGLFGNQAYFFNDYKSYADRFSSEEIENAILALGETDLALKGFSNISGDERLLMLSLMKKIIAA
- the rfbC gene encoding dTDP-4-dehydrorhamnose 3,5-epimerase; amino-acid sequence: MKVIETPIQGLVILEPKVFEDARGFFYESYNEKRFHELGIKAKFVQDNISRSVKGVLRGLHYQLAPFSQGKLVRVSIGEVLDVAVDLRKGSPTFGQSFAVKLSEQNRLLFWVPEGFAHGFLVLSETAEFNYKVTNYYTPASDRTLLWNDPGLKIDWGIHSNEVIISDKDRIGKTLNEAEINFVFQP